In the Lactobacillus paragasseri genome, TCGGGGCTGGGTTAGGCAGAGTGAAGTGAGATTAGCATGATTACAAAACTTCAAATTCTAAAGCACGATAATGGTGGCGCTAGAATTGGTGTCGAAATCAAGGACATGGTTAAAAATCTTAAGTGGGTAACTGATTTAAATTATTCCGCTGGAGAATTAACCTTTGATATCGTGAACGGCAAAGATCCAATAATCCCAGCAATGGGAGCAATTGTAGACTTTGCTTGGGATAATAAAGATATTTTCTGGGGTTTCGTTTTCAGTGCTGAATGCACGTCAGACACTACAGTGAGCGTTAAAGCTTACGACTTTGAAAGATATCTAAAGAGTGAAGGTTCAGTCGTCTTTCAATCAGGGACGCTTGGAGATAGATACAGTAATGTTTGCCGCCGTTTCGGTGTACCATTTCATATCAAGGAACAGCCAACTTACAGAGTGCCTGCGGAAGTTTGTGATGGAAAAACTGGCTTTGACATGATTAAGAGTGCAATTGACAAGACATACTCTGCCACTGGCGAGATGTACTGCATTGTTGCTAATCATATGTATATCGAACTTAGGAGAGCGCCTATTCCTACAAGAACTCTTTTAGTTATTGATACTCAAAACACGATGACCGATTACACTTACTCAGAAAGTATTGATAATGCTGCTAACGTGGTTCAAGTAGTTCAGAAGAACACTGATAACTCGCAGACTAAGACAGCAACTGCTACTTCTGACACTGGAGATGATCCAGCTACTACGAGTTTTACGATTGCTTCTGCTAGAGGAAATACGATTAGAACTTGGGGTCAGATTGTTAAGGTAGTCAATGCCAAGAACAAAGCTAACTGGGCACAAATGGTTCAGCAAGCTAATGACGAGTTGAAGAAACGTAATGTTTCAGAAAGAAAGCTAACGCTTGATTGTATGGGCGATACTTCTCTAATTGCAGGTGCTGGTGCTAACGTCAAAATTAAAGACTTCGGTAAAACTTGGACTAATTGCCCTATTTTGAAAGCAACACATAACTTTGGTACTGATTACACTTGTAGCTTAGAAATGAAAGTAGGTACAAAATGGCAGGAGAACAGCTTATAAAAATGTTGACGGAACGGGGCGGTAGTGATTCTGAGTATTCCGATGTTATCTATGGTCGTGTTATCAGTGCTTCTCCTTTAAGGGTACAAATTTCTAACTCAATGATTATTGACGATAATTTCATTGTATTGGGAAAGCACATTGGAAGCTTTTCAATGAGTGGTAGTTTGACGACTACAGAAGAAAAGAAAGGCAAAGACGGAGAAAAGCCTAAAACTGAAAAGACCACTAAACCCGCTACTTTTACTTTTGATAATTCCCTAAGAGTTGGAGATAAGGTAACTATGATCCGTGCTGATGGCGGTCAACAATTCTACTTATTTGAGAGAGAGGGTGGTTAATTTGGATAATGAAGAAAATCAAAATCCAACACTAACCTTTCAGATTGCTAACAGCAGAATACGGAATAAGTTTGATGGCTTAGGTGCTATGGTTCAAGCTGTAGATAAGATCCTAAAAACAGAACGTTTTGTTTTTCCGATTTATACAGATCAATATGGTAATGATTTAAACGATTTACTGGGAAAAGACTTAGGCTATGCCAGAGTTGAAGCTGAGCGAATAGTCAAAGAAGCATTGCTGGCTGATGAACGTGTAATAAAAGTTGATATTACTAGTATCAGTGAAACAAGTCCCAATACTCTAACTCTTACTGGAGAATGCCAAACTAGTTATGGAAATATACCAATAGAAAGCGAGGTAAGCATTAAGTGAGTCCCAATGAATTAATTACTGAATTTCAAAACAAGGATTATGACTATTTTTTAAGAAAAATGCTTGACGCTGTGCCTGATAACATAGATAAGCGTGAGGGTTCAATAATCTATGACGCTTTAGCTCCTGCTGCATT is a window encoding:
- a CDS encoding DUF2634 domain-containing protein, giving the protein MAVNNSTYLRERVVNLDNEENQNPTLTFQIANSRIRNKFDGLGAMVQAVDKILKTERFVFPIYTDQYGNDLNDLLGKDLGYARVEAERIVKEALLADERVIKVDITSISETSPNTLTLTGECQTSYGNIPIESEVSIK
- a CDS encoding DUF2577 domain-containing protein, producing the protein MAGEQLIKMLTERGGSDSEYSDVIYGRVISASPLRVQISNSMIIDDNFIVLGKHIGSFSMSGSLTTTEEKKGKDGEKPKTEKTTKPATFTFDNSLRVGDKVTMIRADGGQQFYLFEREGG
- a CDS encoding XkdQ/YqbQ family protein, giving the protein MITKLQILKHDNGGARIGVEIKDMVKNLKWVTDLNYSAGELTFDIVNGKDPIIPAMGAIVDFAWDNKDIFWGFVFSAECTSDTTVSVKAYDFERYLKSEGSVVFQSGTLGDRYSNVCRRFGVPFHIKEQPTYRVPAEVCDGKTGFDMIKSAIDKTYSATGEMYCIVANHMYIELRRAPIPTRTLLVIDTQNTMTDYTYSESIDNAANVVQVVQKNTDNSQTKTATATSDTGDDPATTSFTIASARGNTIRTWGQIVKVVNAKNKANWAQMVQQANDELKKRNVSERKLTLDCMGDTSLIAGAGANVKIKDFGKTWTNCPILKATHNFGTDYTCSLEMKVGTKWQENSL